The stretch of DNA TCCGAAGATATCACGGAGGAAAACCTTTCGCCGCGGCGACATATTCACCTTTCCCGGCTAATTGCGTTGGATACAGCTCGTCAGACGGGCGCGGGCTTGTCCCAGAGCCAGGAGAAGAACAGCGATTCGCCGAGTTCCAGCATGGCATCGACCGCCCGGCTGCTGAGCGATCCCTCGCCGACTGCCTGCACGGTATAAAGCGGCACTTCCCTGAGCAGCCGGCTGCCTGCGAAAATCCTCAGCGTTCCTGCCTGGGTATCCGGCTTGACCGGCGCCGTCAGCGGCCAGCGATAGATGATGCGCGCCGACAGCCGGTCGGGATTGCTGATCGGGATATAGACGCTGACCGGCGCCTTGGCGACGAGGTCGACGGTACGCGCCGTGCCGCCATAGACGCTGGCAGCACCAATCACTTCCTTCTCGCCGAAGATCTGCCGGTTCTCGAAGGCCGTCAGCCCCCATTCGAGTACGCGTTTGGCTTCCTCCGTCCGCTCCTTGTCGGAGGCGATGCCGGCAAGCGCCACAAAAAGCCGCCGGCCGTCACGCTCAACCGAAGCGACGATCGAATAGCCCTCGCCCTCGGTAAAGCCCGTCGCCAGCCCATCGGCGCCGAGATCGAGCCCGAGCAGCGGATTGCGGTTGCGCTGGAAGATCTTGTTCCACTCGAAATCCGGCTGCGCGAAATAGGGATAGAGGTTCGGATAGGTCTGCTGGAGGGCGGCGGCGAGCGTCACCATCTCGCGTGCCGTCACCTTGCTCTTGCCGTCGGGAAGGCCGGTGGAATTTCCGAACTCGGCCTTCTCCATGCCGAGCTCGCGGGCGCGCCGCGTCATCGACACGGCAAATTGCTGCTCGCTTCCGGCCATGCCTTCGGCGAGGATGATGCAGCTGTCGTTGGCGCCCTGGATGGCGACGCCCTTGATCAGGTCCTCGACGCGCACGCGCGATTTGAGGCTGGCAAACATTGTTGCCGTCCGCGACGGCGCGCCGCCCGTCCGCCAGGCATATTCGGAAACGGGATATTCGGTGTCGAGCGTGATCTGGCCCTTGGTCAGCGCCTCGAAGGCGAGATCCATCGTCATCAGTTTGGCGAGCGAGGCCGGCGAAAAGCCCTGATCCTCGTTTTTGGCGAGAAGCACCGTGCCGGTGGCGGCCTCGATCATATAGGCCTGCGCCGCCTTGGTGGCGAAACCGGCGGCACCGCCATCGGCTGCAAAGGCGCCGGTGGCGAACGGCATCAGGCATGCAAGCAGGCGAAGCGCGGGCTTCAGCATCGCAATTTCCATTTATGGAGCGGCGTATGTCGGGAGGTTAGAGCGAGGGGGTATTCGATGCAATGCCATGCTCAGCGGGCGGCGGACTTTGCGTGCTGGCGCTTGGCCGAGGCAAGGATGGACTCTTGCGTCAGCCCGTCATTGCGCACCATCACCGCGTCGAAGGCGAGATCGACGGTCACCGTCTTCACCTCTTCGTTCTGGTAGCCGAGGGCCAGCGAATTCTGGGGCCGCTCATAGGGCATCGGACCGATTTCCGGCAGCACGACCATCTGGTCCATGGCCTGCGCGCCATTGTTGAAGGACGGCGCTGATGGCGCCACCAGAACATGGGCCGCCGGTGCCGCGGCGGCTGCCGCATTGTTGCGGGCGCTCGGCGTCGAGCCGGCATAAGAAGTCGCCGACCTAGGCACCGGCACGTTGGCCGGCGTCTCGTAGTCTTCCGAACTCTGCAGCTGGTCGCGGGTGATCTTGCGGCTGTTGGAGGCGACCATGACGCCGGTTGCGATCTGGCCTTCCGGATTGACGCCGGGAAGGCGGCTGCCCTTCGGCGCGTAGGAGGCCATCAGATAGGGCATGTCGTGGCCGTCCATGCGGGCGCGGCCGACATATTGCACGCGCACTTTGCCGGTGCCGCTGTGCTGCAGATCCAGCATGTCGGCCGTCTTGTTCGAAAGGTCGATGATACGGCCTGCATGATAGGGGCCGCGATCGTTGACGCGCACGATGACGGAGGAGCCACTTTCGAGATTGGTGACGCGCGCATAGCTCGGCAGTGGGAAGGTCGGATGTGCAGCTGAAAGATGCATTTGGTCGTAGACTTCGCCGTTGGCCGTCAGGCGCCCATGAAAGGCCGAACCATACCAGGAGGCGACGCCGACCTTGTTATAGGCGAAATCTTCCTTCGGATAATACCACTTGCCCTTCACCTCGTAGGGGTTGCCGACGATGTAGCGGCCGCCGCCCTTCGGGATATTGTTGCCGGTAGCGACCCGCGGGCTCGCCTTCACGCCGTATTCGGATTCGGAGAAGTATTCTTTGCCGTGGGATTTTTTCTTCGGCACCGCCTGTGTCGTGCCGCACGCCGCAACCGTCGCACACATCGCCGAGATCGCCAGCCACCGTGCTGTCGTTGCGAAAGACGCCGCCCCGTAATCCAGTTTCATATGCCCCACGCCGCTCAAAGATCGTTATGGTTAAGGAACCTTGCCCCATCTTGGGCCAACAACGCCTTATTCCCACCCGCCTAACGAGGCTTTAATCTTGCTAACTTCGTGGCAAATTTACGAACGATTTCGCAGCGATAGCGACAATTCTAATGATTATGGTTTATAAATCACTAACAAAAGCCCCGCCGCCCTGCCCTTTCGCCGCCGCAATGAAGCCCGAAATCATCGTGCCGATGCGGAGCATATGGTGAACATCCGGGCGGTTCCGGACGGCCCAAATGCTCCATACTGAAACGCGCTCTGCGCGTATTTGATGCGCCGCAGCGGCGACGCTTCGTTCTGCATGGGAACGAATTGTCCGCCACGGGCTTTGAAGGTTTAGACCTTTGGAGGATCACCATGAACGATGAAACCCTGACGCAGCTCGACACGATCAGCCATCAGTTGCATGCCCGATCTCGCCAGCTTTCCCAGCCGGATAAAGATAACGACATCGCAATCCTGATGTCGGCCCTCGCCGTGACGATGGAGGCGGTTCGATCTCTCGGCGGGGATATGAACCAGCTCAACGGTCCAAAGGGCCTTGGATCTGACGGAAGCTAAGTCTGTTATGTCCGCAGCAAATCACACAAAGCCTGTGCCGGGAACGATACGCGCGACGCGCTCATCTTCGACGTGGATGGGAAGCCGTGGTCGCCGCCTATGCTGCCGGTGGACGATAGCGAATCGACTTCGCCTTTTCCAAGGCTTCGATCGTATCGTCGACGCTGAGGAGGACAGTGGTCTCCATGGAACTGAGCGCGCCTCCTGCGCCGATCGCCAGCGCGACAGCCGCCATCGATACGTTATCAGGCGCCTCCCACAGATTCCAACCATCATGCTCGCCGAACGCGTACCAGAAGCCATGGAGCTTTCCGCCCACGGATTCAATGTAACTACGTGCCGCCTCTCGGCGATCCTCGGGGTTTTCGATCATCCGTGCCCAGGTCTCGGGCGTGTAGCTGAAGCGCGTGAGATACATGGCCATGGTTTGTTTCCTCCGCCAGAACAGCACAGTTAACGCTCAAGTCGGGGAGAACGCGAGTCATTTCCAATATATGGAACGGGCTCCCAACGGTCTCGGTCGGCAGTCTCCAGAAGAGCAGCGAGTTCCGCCGTCAGAAGGTCGCGCGGCGTTCATCGAAAAGTAGACTTTAGCAGTTATTCGAACCCCGCTTCTCATCTCACATCGGGTTCCGGCAATGGATCTTGCGACAGTCCTTCTTCTACACAAGTCTTCCTTCATCGTCGGAGCGATCTGCTTCTTCTATGTGAGATGGCGTTCCGGAGCGACGCCGGGGCTCGGCGTACTTGCCGTGGGTTTTACTTTGCTCGCGATCGCCTCAACGCTGGCAGGGTGGGACGAGAGCCTTCACATGTCCGATAATGCCAGGACGTTCTGGAGTTTTTCACTGGGCGCCAATGGTTACGGGCTGATGGCGGTTGGTCTTTTCGGCCTCAGTCGGCGTCAGAATTCTCTACGAGACTGGTGGCCGTTGCTCCTGCCCGTCGTCCTGATGCTGAGTGCGGCGATCACGCCATGGTATTTGAACAATGGATCGAGAGCATCCGTGTTCAATGGCAACGCCACCATCCTGCTTGCCTTGTCAGGTTTCGTGATCGCCCGCGACTTCTTCCACGAGCGTCTTACCGCGCGGCTCGGCCTCTCCGCTTCAATTTGGGTGGCGACGTCTCTCTCGGCTTTGGTCGTCGTTGGTTTCATCTTTCCAGACGATGCGCCTCTTCCCCCGCGCTACGCTTTCTTTCTGCTGATCATCTGTCATTTCGCAGTGGCTCTGTTCGTGCTCGTCCTCGTGCAGGAAAGAGCCGAAGAAAAGCTTATCAGGCTTGCAAATACCGATATGCTGACCGGCATTCCCAACCGGCAGCATTTCTTCAATTCCCTTCCGAAAAGCCTCGGCTCCGGAGACGCCTTCATCCTCATCGATATCGACTTTTTCAAACGTGTTAACGATATGCATGGACACGACAAAGGCGATGTCGTTCTCATAAATGTTGCTCGGACGATTGCTCTGAGTGTCCCCCCTTCCTGTGTGTTCGGCCGGCTGGGCGGCGAGGAGTTCAGCCTCTTTTTTCGCGGCCAAACGGCAGCCTCTGCTTTTGCGCTCGCTGAGCGGATACGCGAGGCTGTCAACGCCGTGAGCCTTGTCTTGGAAGGAAATCAGGTCACCCCTTCCGTCAGTGCAGGTGTGGCTCTTTGGGAAGCGGGCCTGACCGAACAAGACATTCAGAAGCGTGCAGATCAGGCGCTCTACATTGCCAAAAACAAGGGTCGCAACAGGGTTGAGTTGTTCAGCAGCGTCGGGTTGACCTCCAGCGTCCTTGCGCCCGACCCGCTACCGGCTCGCGCGGGCTGAAGAACAGCGGAAGCGCGGCTCTCTCGAGCTAGTTGCACGTCATGGCGAAGATGCTGGCAAATGCTGCAGAGCACGTTGACGCTGCTAACAAAGCTGCTAAAAAGCCAGCCATCGAGTGATTGGGTCGCAAATCGGTAGCAATGGCCGGTTCGTAGACATCGACAGCATGTTGATGTCTCAACCTTTTCAATCAGATGGAAGAGTGTCCGAGTGGTTTAAGGAACCGGTCTTGAAAACCGGCGTGCGGGAAACCGTACCGTGGGTTCGAATCCCACCTCTTCCGCCATATTGTATTGATTTTGTTGTATAATTTCTACTTTCCGCCTGAGAATTGCACGCTTGTCATAACCCCGCTTCTGGTATGAAAACCGCCGGCAGGTGAGGCCGGCGGCGCATTTGTTGAGCACCAAGGTTGGTTTCCGTGGCACTGCCGGCTAAAAATCGAAATACACGGTCACGCCTGACCGACGACGATCGGGGTAACGGTCGCGATAGCCGTAATAGTCGCGACTGCCGTAATACCGCGGACGATAGCACGAGCCGTAATACCGACAGTCGCGGTAAGCGTACCGGTGTTTCTTCCGGTGGCCATACGCATGTCCATTACCGTGGCTCCGGTGTTTGACCTGCTCGACGTCGGGGGTATGCATATGTACTGCGTTCGGCACAACGATCGGCGCGGCGTTCAGCGGCAGGGCGAAAGATGCAGACAAGATCATGGCTGCAAGTGAGGAAAAAAGCATCTTCATCGGCGCATCCTTTCAGGCTGCGATTCTGGGTTAATAAGCATTAACCTCCGATGAACAGCTGCGAGCATCCCAGAAAACACCGGCCGGCGCGCCGCTGGTGTGGTCGCGGGTGGTGATCGCGCCGGCCTATGGTGTTGGTCCCGCCGCCGCTGCGGCTCGGCAGCGCCGCGCTCTTCGTTGCTACGCTTGCACGCCAAAGCGATGTTGTCTCGATTGTTGCGGCCGCCATTAGAGCGGCGCCGCAGGTGCTCAAGGGTTTCGGCATTCCGCGGCTGCTTATGAGGCGGTTGGTCACTCAAAACCATAGGCCGGAGGCAGTAGCCGCAGCGGCCGCCCTGTTTCTCGCGTATCTTGATGCGGTTCTGAATGTGGCGGGTCATGATCAGCCGGTGATGGGTTCGATGGCCGGGCCAACGACTGCTCGCCGCTGCCTGCCGTGAGCTGAGCTAAGAATTTTGATGTCGTAGAGTTCACGAGCCTTCCGCCATCCGTCGTTTTCCGAAAATTGCGGTTTTGTACCTCAGGAAGGTTGGCCTTCCCTAAGGGCAACAGATGAGTTTCACCCCCCTCCTTTGCGTCGACGATGAGATGATGTACAGGCAGCAACAGGACGCGACCGCCATTAACTTAAGAATGGGGTCGGGCGGCAGATTGACGTCACGTCGCTGCCACGAGATCACGTGGCCGTCCTCTGGTCGGCGTGCGCGCAGCTTGACCCTGCACGAGCAGCAGTCGCCTATCTCGACTGAGATGATATTATTGGGGCTGCAACGGCAAGGGAAATGACTTTGTCAGCAGCACCCTAGGTCTTCAGGTTTCCAATTTGGTATACCCGGCGTC from Rhizobium leguminosarum bv. trifolii WSM1325 encodes:
- a CDS encoding Serine-type D-Ala-D-Ala carboxypeptidase (PFAM: peptidase S11 D-alanyl-D-alanine carboxypeptidase 1; Penicillin-binding protein 5 domain protein~KEGG: rec:RHECIAT_CH0002246 D-alanyl-D-alanine carboxypeptidase protein); its protein translation is MLKPALRLLACLMPFATGAFAADGGAAGFATKAAQAYMIEAATGTVLLAKNEDQGFSPASLAKLMTMDLAFEALTKGQITLDTEYPVSEYAWRTGGAPSRTATMFASLKSRVRVEDLIKGVAIQGANDSCIILAEGMAGSEQQFAVSMTRRARELGMEKAEFGNSTGLPDGKSKVTAREMVTLAAALQQTYPNLYPYFAQPDFEWNKIFQRNRNPLLGLDLGADGLATGFTEGEGYSIVASVERDGRRLFVALAGIASDKERTEEAKRVLEWGLTAFENRQIFGEKEVIGAASVYGGTARTVDLVAKAPVSVYIPISNPDRLSARIIYRWPLTAPVKPDTQAGTLRIFAGSRLLREVPLYTVQAVGEGSLSSRAVDAMLELGESLFFSWLWDKPAPV
- a CDS encoding rare lipoprotein A (TIGRFAM: rare lipoprotein A~PFAM: Rare lipoprotein A~KEGG: ret:RHE_CH02162 rare lipoprotein A precursor protein) is translated as MKLDYGAASFATTARWLAISAMCATVAACGTTQAVPKKKSHGKEYFSESEYGVKASPRVATGNNIPKGGGRYIVGNPYEVKGKWYYPKEDFAYNKVGVASWYGSAFHGRLTANGEVYDQMHLSAAHPTFPLPSYARVTNLESGSSVIVRVNDRGPYHAGRIIDLSNKTADMLDLQHSGTGKVRVQYVGRARMDGHDMPYLMASYAPKGSRLPGVNPEGQIATGVMVASNSRKITRDQLQSSEDYETPANVPVPRSATSYAGSTPSARNNAAAAAAPAAHVLVAPSAPSFNNGAQAMDQMVVLPEIGPMPYERPQNSLALGYQNEEVKTVTVDLAFDAVMVRNDGLTQESILASAKRQHAKSAAR
- a CDS encoding GYD family protein (PFAM: GYD family protein~KEGG: ret:RHE_CH03186 hypothetical protein), which codes for MAMYLTRFSYTPETWARMIENPEDRREAARSYIESVGGKLHGFWYAFGEHDGWNLWEAPDNVSMAAVALAIGAGGALSSMETTVLLSVDDTIEALEKAKSIRYRPPAA
- a CDS encoding diguanylate cyclase (KEGG: atc:AGR_C_3960 hypothetical protein~TIGRFAM: diguanylate cyclase~PFAM: GGDEF domain containing protein~SMART: GGDEF domain containing protein) codes for the protein MDLATVLLLHKSSFIVGAICFFYVRWRSGATPGLGVLAVGFTLLAIASTLAGWDESLHMSDNARTFWSFSLGANGYGLMAVGLFGLSRRQNSLRDWWPLLLPVVLMLSAAITPWYLNNGSRASVFNGNATILLALSGFVIARDFFHERLTARLGLSASIWVATSLSALVVVGFIFPDDAPLPPRYAFFLLIICHFAVALFVLVLVQERAEEKLIRLANTDMLTGIPNRQHFFNSLPKSLGSGDAFILIDIDFFKRVNDMHGHDKGDVVLINVARTIALSVPPSCVFGRLGGEEFSLFFRGQTAASAFALAERIREAVNAVSLVLEGNQVTPSVSAGVALWEAGLTEQDIQKRADQALYIAKNKGRNRVELFSSVGLTSSVLAPDPLPARAG
- a CDS encoding conserved hypothetical protein (KEGG: ret:RHE_CH01803 hypothetical protein), translated to MKMLFSSLAAMILSASFALPLNAAPIVVPNAVHMHTPDVEQVKHRSHGNGHAYGHRKKHRYAYRDCRYYGSCYRPRYYGSRDYYGYRDRYPDRRRSGVTVYFDF